GACCATTACCGATGCTCTTacgagaggagaagcggaggcAAGGAGACCCTTCGCAGATGCcaggtgggggtggagctCTCACTTCGCTTTGGATGCCGCCCGTCATCAAGGCACGGCTGTTGTGTGTTTGATCGCGGTCACGTGAAgtcaagcacacacacgcaggtgaGTGGCCGGGCCCCAAGAGGCGCTTCTGCAGTTCCTCAACTCTTCTTCGTGCACTCGCTTAGCGAGAAGGTGTCGCAGAGGTGGGGAGAGTTGGGAGTGCCGTGTGGGCTTCTGCgtcaccaccatcgccaaTTGTCCATCCCCTGGCCGAAGCGAAGACTAACGCAGGTGGTGTTGATGTGGGACTcgggaggcggcggaggtggcaccAGAtgcgttctctcttctacACTTACTGTTACACCTGCTATTCCTCTCGCTTTCgcttcccgctctctctctctcttctctcctgctgGCGCGGCGACGTCTTTTCGACACGCGGTTGCCTTGTGCTGCTCATTCCGCATTTCTACACGCCTTCTCGTCCACTACGCTTTTGCGATCGGGTGTGTGGGCGCCGCTTGTTGTTTTACTTCTCAGCAGCACAACGCGCCTTCTTTTGCGTGCGCTtatcgcctctctttcctcccctccctcttcactttcACAAGCGGACGGTGCGACGGCCAGCCAGTCTATTCTCGTGCCtgggccaccgctgccgtgttTTCTGCGCTCGTTTTGTGtggtgcgtgctgctgcatctcaCAGCAGTGCCTCCCTGCACTTTTTTCTTGCCGGCGCTGTCCTTTCCGTAGGCAACTGTACACCGCCTTCGCCCTTATGCACACCTCCAATCGGAAAGTCGACAAGGCGCCTGCAGCGTCACAGAAGGCCAATGAAGCGTCTAGAGGCTCAAAGTTTGGTTCTTTCGTCCGGAGCGATGCCGTTCCCGGCTACGCAGGCGTTGAGGATGCTACACTTATGCCGCAGCTTCCAATACCATCACCGATAATGCCGTACTACGGACAGTATTCTCCCAtctgcgctctctcccctggTGCCGCACCGATGGGATTTTCCATGCCCCCACAAACTGGCACCGGCTCTCCGCAAATGTGGATACCCGGTATGATTCCACCTCTACCTGGCGCAAATTCGAACGCGACGCTCACCCCTCATCCCTACGTATCGCCGTATGGTGCCGGTGCACAGCCCATGATGTACGTACCACTGCCCTATAGCTACCCGCCGTGCATGGCAGCGACCGcgaccacctccaccccggCGTTGGGGGCCGCTTTCAATGGTCAACAGTCTGcgaaagcggcagcgcagggaGCGACTCCCCCGTACACTGCCACAATGGCTGCCCTTCATCAGTCGCACTCCGGTACCGGCGAACCACCAAACCTCTCCCCGCCTTTCATGGAAGCACCATCAACGAACAGCACAGTACCAACGCCATCGGCGGTGTTGATGCCTGCGCCAGTGCCGAGCATCACGACCATCGAGCTCTCCGCGATGCCTCTCATGCCCAACACCGTGTTGCCACCTGGCGACCCATTCTGTCCTGCAGGGGTGACAGTGCCGTCCCAATACGCCACTGCATCggctctctgcttctctgacGCCCCTGCCGCGGAGGAGTTACTTTCTGTGCGCTCGCATCGGTGCAACAACGTGGCCAACGGCTTTCCGGCTGTGTCGCAGCAAAGTGAGATGCAGGCAACCCCAACggatgctgttgctgctgaccTCAATGCACCTTAGCGCacttctcttcgctttgctGCCGTGCCCATCCAATTTTTGTCGACCACAGCTGCGGAGTCCTCGTTGCACGGCATGGGGATTCAGCGAggggcttctctctccattttCTTAGCGTTTCACTCCTGCCCGAGATTCCAGACGCAGGCTTCTGCCACGGCGTTGGGCGTATGGTTACTGTGGCGAGCGCTGTTCTCGTGCAGTCCGTTGTGTTCTTGTCCGTCTTTGggttttcttttgttttgcttGATTTGCGTCTATCGGACACTGCTGATCTCGTTGCTACGAGCGGATGACATCTCGGCTGCCTTAGGGCCGCATAGCGGaaatgagggagagaagaaatgagGCGAGTGCGAAGTTGCCTTggtcctttttttcttcggcTGATGTGAGAGCGGCCAGCGCACCCTGCACACCTGTCTGTGCCTGCGTTGTGCCCTTACCGACGACTGTGGTACGTGTCACATACATGCGCACCCGAGGCACGTGCGAAGGTTGTTTGGGATTGGCGTCTGTATGTCTGAGAAGCGATCCGACTCAAGCTGCAGCTGATCTCATTTTTCTTCACTGGCTG
This Leishmania panamensis strain MHOM/PA/94/PSC-1 chromosome 29 sequence DNA region includes the following protein-coding sequences:
- a CDS encoding hypothetical protein (TriTrypDB/GeneDB-style sysID: LpmP.29.2700); the encoded protein is MHTSNRKVDKAPAASQKANEASRGSKFGSFVRSDAVPGYAGVEDATLMPQLPIPSPIMPYYGQYSPICALSPGAAPMGFSMPPQTGTGSPQMWIPGMIPPLPGANSNATLTPHPYVSPYGAGAQPMMYVPLPYSYPPCMAATATTSTPALGAAFNGQQSAKAAAQGATPPYTATMAALHQSHSGTGEPPNLSPPFMEAPSTNSTVPTPSAVLMPAPVPSITTIELSAMPLMPNTVLPPGDPFCPAGVTVPSQYATASALCFSDAPAAEELLSVRSHRCNNVANGFPAVSQQSEMQATPTDAVAADLNAP